From a single Miscanthus floridulus cultivar M001 chromosome 8, ASM1932011v1, whole genome shotgun sequence genomic region:
- the LOC136474148 gene encoding 26S proteasome non-ATPase regulatory subunit 6: MDGGAGEEAKQERHLVLAHKLFLLSHPAVDDLSKVALRAEVLDTVKSDDMATLFESLVAAGVLEADAALLAEMRGRIDEEIRKLDEKIADAEENLGESEVREAHLAKSLYFIRVGEKEKALEQLKVTEGKTVAVGQKMDLVFHTLQIGFFYMDFDLISKSIDKAKNLFEEGGDWERKNRLKVYEGLYCMATRNFKKAASLFLDSISTFTTYELFPYDTFIFYTVLTSIITLDRVSLKQKVVDAPEILAVIGKVPHLSEFLNSLYNCQYKSFFVAFSGLTEQIKLDRYLQPHFRYYMREVRTVVYSQFLESYKSVTMEAMATAFGVTVDFIDQELSRFIAAGKLHCKIDKVAGVLETNRPDERNAFYQATIKQGDFLLNRIQKLSRVIDL; this comes from the exons ATGGACGGCGGCGCCGGCGAGGAGGCGAAGCAGGAGCGGCACCTGGTGCTGGCCCACAAGCTCTTCCTTCTATCCCACCCcgccgtcgacgacctctccAAGGTCGCCCTCCGCGCCGAAGTCCTCGACACCGTGAAATCCGATG ATATGGCGACGCTGTTCGAGTCGCTGGTTGCCGCGGGTGTACTGGAGGCGGACGCCGCGCTGCTGGCCGAGATGCGTGGGAGGATTGACGAGGAGATCCGCAAGCTCGATGAGAA AATTGCTGATGCCGAGGAGAACTTGGGCGAGAGCGAAGTCCGTGAAGCACATCTTGCCAAATCCTTGTACTTTATAAGGGTTGGTGAGAAG GAAAAGGCCCTGGAACAGCTTAAAGTCACTGAAGGAAAAACTGTAGCTGTTGGCCAAAAGATGGATCTTGTGTTTCACACTTTGCAGATTGGTTTTTTCTATATGGATTTTGATCTGATCTCAAAATCCATTGATAAGGCAAAGAA CTTGTTCGAGGAAGGAGGTGATTGGGAGAGGAAGAACAGGTTGAAAGTATATGAAGGCTTGTACTGCATGGCAACCAGAAACTTCAAGAAAGCTGCCAGCTTATTTTTAGACTCCATTTCGACTTTCACAACTTATGAGTTATTCCCATATGATACGTTCATCTTCTATACAGTCCTCACAAGTATTATCACATTGGATCGTGTATCTCTGAAACAAAAG GTGGTAGATGCACCAGAAATCCTGGCTGTGATTGGCAAAGTACCTCACCTCTCTGAGTTTCTCAATTCCCTGTACAACTGCCAGTACAAGTCATTTTTTGTTGCATTTT CCGGTCTGACGGAGCAAATCAAGTTAGACCGTTATCTTCAGCCTCATTTCCGCTACTACATGAGGGAAGTGCGCACTGTTGTCTACTCACAATTCTTGGAGTCATACAAGAGTGTGACAATGGAAGCAATGGCCACTGCATTTGGTGTAACTGTTGATTTCATTGACCA GGAATTGTCACGGTTCATTGCAGCTGGGAAGCTTCACTGCAAGATTGATAAGGTTGCTGGTGTTCTGGAGACAAACCGACCTGATGAGAGGAATGCTTTCTACCAGGCGACCATCAAGCAAGGGGACTTTTTACTGAACCGCATACAGAAGCTTTCACGGGTCATTGACCTGTAA